A stretch of DNA from Candidatus Bathyarchaeota archaeon:
TTTATGGAGCAATAACTGGCCAGTTCGACCACAATTTATTGCTGATGGAAAAATCTACTATGCACACAGTGAACACTCACCAGTTGATCCTAAACCGCGTGGTGCACCTTTCGTTTGTCTAGATATTGAAACTGGAGAAGAAATCTGGAGAATTGACGGCGCTTTCCGTGGAACAGACTGGGGCGGTCGAGCAATAATCGGTGATAGCATAATTGCTGCCATGGATACTTATGACCAAAGAGTGTACGCTATAGGTAAAGGTCCAAGTGAAACGTCAGTAACAATTGAAAACGATGTTATTGCCTTTGGAAATAAAGCACTGATTAAAGGGTCTGTGATGGATATTTCTCCGGGCACACAAGAAACTGCCATTAAAATGCGGTTCCCGAAAGGCGTTCCTGCAGTATCTGACAACTCTATGAATGATTGGATGCTGTATGTATACAAGCAGTTCAGTCGCCCAGCTGACGCAACTGGAGTTCCAGTGAAAATCGAAATCGTTGACCCCAATAACGAGTATGCATGGATTGGAACTGCAACAACTGATGTTTACGGCAACTACGCTTATTCGTTCACGCCCCAAATTGAAGGTCAATATATGATCATTGCCACTTTTGACGGTTCAGCTTCATACTATGGTTCAACAACAACAACATACCTCATCGTGGATGAAGCACCTACGCCATCAACACCAATAGACACCGAAGAGCCAATTGACACTCAAACACCACCAGTAGCTACAGAAGAACCAGATGCAATCATCACAACCGAAGTAGCTCTCATCGCAACAGTCGCAGTAGCAGCAGTAATCGGTGTAGCAGCACTTTTTGTCCTAAGAAGGAGAAAATAAACCAATTTTCCCCCTTTTTTTTGGGAATATAACTTTAGAAGAAATAGGGCTGAAAAGGTTCAAACACAAAAACGAAAAATCATCAACAAAGTGATAGTAACATGGTTTTTCATTTTTTTCACCTTCGATTACCTGTGTAAAAACCTCAGCAAACCCATTTCTCTATCGGATAAACAACTTTCTGCTTTTATCTTTCTATAAGCTCAAACAATTCAACAACACAAACATAGCATGATAGTCAGTATATGCTTTGGCATAAGTTAAGTCAATCAATGTACCGATATGCTCACAATAATCTACCTCAACCGAATAGTAAGTAAAAAGAGCATCAACCGAAGATGAAAAATACAAATTATTTTGTGATAACTGGACTTTCCGATAGACTCAATTCATAGTGAAGCTGTCTACCGACGAGCAAAGTTACATTGAACTTTAAAAACTTCAATAGTTTAATAGTTCAGTAAATTCTGGAGACATCTCCACTAACTCCCTCAAAACATCCCTTTTTAAGAAATTGAAAAATAAATTTTTGACTTCTTAATTGAATGGCTTTTTGTTTCAAAAAAACTTGTTGAAACAGGGGCAATTGAAGAAGCCATATTTGAGCAAAAAGAAAATGAAAAATATATTTTTCATGTAGGTAAGTGTGCATACGCCGAGCATTCTCACCCGTTGTTGAATCCAAAAGACGCAATTTGTCCTTATGCTTTGGTTGCTATGTCGATTTTTCAATCAATTACTGGAAAAAAGGTAAAGGTAGTTGATACCCAGTTTAACTCTCATGGCGGGACGACCGTGATTGAACCAGCAATTTACTAATTTTAGAAAAAGAGAGTTTAGAAACTTTCTACCTCCTTTATTTTCCAGAGAACCTCTAGATTTCTCCAATTCTACGCCCAAAAATGTTGCTGCAGTTTACAGATTTACCCTGACAAAGGAGGAGAAATGGCGGTTTATGTGGATCAGCTGCAGCAAACAACAACCAATTTGATTAAAAAATAAAAAAGCAAAAGGGGCTACTGAACTGTAACTTTCAAGTTTTGTGTTTTTTCTTTGTTTTATCGAAACACATTTCTTTTTTCGCCACATATAGCGATGAAAATAAAAAGAGGAAAACTAACTTTGTATGGTTATATAGACGAATCTGGTGATTTAGGGTTTTCAGATAAATCTAAAAATTTTTTAACATTGCATATTTGGCATGCACCCCAGCAATTAATATCAGAACACGAATGAGACGTTTATTGAAAAACTTTCATCCAATACGACTCAGTTCAGGGTGAACCTGTCTATCGTAGAGCAAAAAGTTAATTGAACTTTAGAATTTTCAATAGTTTTATAGGTTTATTATTAATTTACTTTGTTAAAACGTTGGTGAAGTCCTTGGGTGAACCTAACATTGAATCTGAAGAAAAAGAACCTGGAAGAGTCGAGTTCAGTTTTCCAATGTTAACTATTAGGACCAAAATTTTCAGTGGAGTTTTCGATCGCCTAGGTGCATTAAGAATTTCAAAGTGGATCGGATGGGCTGCCCTTGTTATTGTTCCTATAATTGCTGCTATTGGACTTTACTTAGTGTCTACTAGCTTGTTTACATTACTTTGGACGCCAGAAGCCCGACAAATTACACAAGAATTAGGTCCAGCTTCTTATCTTCTGCTACCGGGAATTAACCCGATTCTTCCAATATTTTACGGGTGGATTGCAATAGTTTGTGCTGTTGTAATTCATGAAGGAGCCCATGGAATAATTGCTCGAAATAGAGGATTCAATGTTAAATCAAGTGGACTTTTGTTCTTCTTTATTGTTCCAATCGGAGCCTTTGTTGATGTTGACGAAGACCAAATAGAAAAATCAAAACCTAAAAACTCATTAAGAGTCATGGCAGGAGGTGTTGCAGGAAATACTGCTGTTGCTGTCGTGTGTCTTATTGCTATGCTCTTAATTGTTAACGGATTAACACCCGTAGTAAATGGTGTATATATTTCCGAAGTTATTGAAGGAATGCCTGCAGAACAAGCAGGGTTGATGCCTACAGATGTTTTTGTTTCAATAGATGGTGTACCCATAGAAAAATATGAAACAGATCTAAAACCCATATTTGCAGACAAAAATCCTGGGGACATCATCAATGTTACTGTATCGAGAGGAAAAAACTGGAACGAAACATATTCAACAATAATTACTTTGACAGAATCCAATGGAACTGCAGTAATGGGCATTACTCTAGGAGACCTACTGACACAAGAAAGAATAGACTTCTACGGAACCCTAACATTAGATACATTAACCCTATACATGGTTCCACCATCGTTAGCTCCCGGATTAGTTCCATTTTCTGATTCATTATCTTCGTTCTATACCCATTCTCTTGGATCAAACTGGCATGTCTACGCTAACATTTTCTTCTGGTTATGGTTCGTAAACCTTAATGTCGCAATATTCAATGCACTACCAATATACCCCCTCGATGGGGGACGCATACTAGACATTTCCCTCAAAAGTTTACTGGCCCAAAAAGCAAGTGAAAAAACAATTTCCCGAATCACTCAAACAGTTACAGTTGCACTAATTTTAATTCTGGTAATGATTGCGGTGATTCCCTTTATTTTGTAATATTTTACTGACAGATTATCTTGAAATTACAAATTATTATTGGATTAATATCAGTAATGTTGAAAATTAGTTTCTTTGATTTTTTTTTTAGCACAAGAATCGTTGCATCACTAAATGTTCTCATGTCATTCGTAATAGCAGTGACCTAGATACTTTTTCCTTCGAAAACAATTTGGGTAGCATTACGTTAATCTGTCAGAAGCATAATTTGATGCAGAAGGGATTACACTTGAAAATTGGAATCATGACCCGAGACCAAGATGGATGGTGCACCACACAATTACGAAAAGCAATGAAAACACAGAACATAACACCTGTCTGTTTTGGTTATCGCACAATAATTGGACGCATCAATTACAGCCCTGAAGCTTCAGTTAAAGATCTCAACCTTTTGCACGACATAGATGCAATGATAACTCGCCCCATAGGACGTGGCTCATTAGAAGAAATTTTGTTCAGAATGAACCTTCTTCATATGCTGGAACGCCAAGGATTACTAATAATCAATTCACCCTTGGCAATTGAACGTGCTGTAGACAAATATTGCACTTTAACCCTTTTTCACGAAAATGGTTTACCTGTTCCCCGAACAGCAGTAACCGAAAACCATGATGAAGCTTTAAAATGCTTCTATGAACTAGGTGGAGACGTAGTAGTAAAACCATTATTCGGTTCTCGAGGCGTCGGGACAAGTAGAGTTACAGATCCCGATGTAGCAGCAAGAATCTTCAGGGCAGTGTCCTTTCATCATGGAGTTTTGTACCTCCAAGAATTCGTTAATCACGGCGGCTCAGACATACGAGCATTCGTAATTGGAGACCGTGTTGTAGCTTCAATGCGACGTGTATCGTCAAGTTGGAAAACCAACGTAAGTCTTGGTGCAAAACCTGTATCTATCAAGTTGCCGGAAGAACTGGAAAAAATTGCATTACAAGCAGCAAAAGTCATTGGTTGCAAAGTAACCGGAGTAGACTTAATAGAAGGACCAAATGGACCCGTGCTCATTGAACTCAATAGTCAGCCGGGATGGAGAGGATTGCAGTCCGTTACTCAAACAAACATTGCAGAAGAAATCATCAAATATATTCACTCTGAGCTTAAGACTTAGGATGCAACCAGTTTGCGAGAAATCAAAATTAACAGATTGAACACAAAAAAACAAACAATAAAACAACAAACTGATTATGTTGCAGAAGAAAAAGCCCTTCATATTTATCTTAACAAACGTCACTACGGAACAATTCTTTGTTCCCCGAATCAGCAAAAAGAAATGGTTCTAGGGCATCTTCTAGGGGAAGGAGTTCTTACGTCTACAGACGAAATTGAAAAATTAATTATAAAAAAAGGTGGAATATTAACCCTAAAACCAAACATTGATGCCACGCAAAGAATCTCATTGTCCCAGCGATTTTCACGCCGAATTGTCTCAGCTTGTGGTTCACCTGATTATCGACCCATATCTGAAATTGTTGAAAGCATCCCAAAATTGGAATTTAACTTAAAAGTTAATTCTAAAGTAATTTATCAATCAGTAACAAACCTTAATCAGGTATCTGAAAATTTTAAAACAACAGGTGGGGTTCACGCTGCTGCATTGTATTCAAAAGATGGAAAACTGTTGTTTTTAGCTGAAGATGTTGGTCGCCACAATGCTGTAGACAAAGTTATTGGTGCAGGTGCATTAAATCAGGTAGCTTTTTCTCAGTGTTTTCTTGCTTTAAGCGGCAGACTGACAGGGGATTTAGTGCTAAAAGCGGCCCGAATGAAAATTCAGATTGTTGCATCTTTAGCGGCAGCTATTAGTTCCGGTTTAGATGTTGCAGAAATCACGGGAGTAACATTAGTTGGTTTTGCTCGGGACAACCGAATGAATGTTTATACATATCCCGAAAGGATAGATTTGACAAAAAACCGTCCTTTAATGACATAATCATTTATGGGAATCTGATTAGAATGAGCAAAGAATCTGAGTTTAGTTTTCTTACAATGTTAGCCCTCGAACTAGGTGCTTCAGAAACAAAAATAATTCCAGCAAACGAAATTATTGTTGAAAACCGTGTAGTACTCAAATGTCGTGTAGGCTGCAAACACTATGGCAAAACGTTGATGTGTCCACCTTATTCGCCGAGTACAAATGAATTTAGAACAATATTAAGTGAATACCGTTACGCATTAATTCTAAAATTCAAAAGCAAAGCACACGTGACTCCTGAAATTGTTAAACTTCTTTCAAAAGATGAAAACGATCCCTCGTTAACAGAAGAAATGCGCAAAAAAATACATACATTTTGGATTACATGGAAAAAAGACAAACTACATTTGCTGAAAATGGTTCGTGACCTCGAAAAAGCTGCAATGAACAAAGGCTACAGTATGGCTGTTGGATTCACTACTGGTTCTTGTTTACTGTGTGAAAAATGTAATCTCGAACAAAAACTCTGTCTTCATCCAAGCGAAGCACGCTATACTGCGCAATCTGTTGGTGTTAACATTAAACAAACCTTGGAGAATGCTGGAATGCCGGTACCTTTTCCGATGCAGGGCGCTCCTGAAACATTTGGTATGGTGCTAATAGACTAAGCATTATGAAATATTATTCTCTTTAACTATTAACACTGGACATTTTGCTTCGTCTACAACTCGGTCACTGACACTTCCAAGAAATATTTCTTTAATTCCCCCCAGACCCCTGTTTCCAATAACTATCAAATCAAACTGACCATTGTTTGCTGTTTCGACGATCTTATGTGCTACAGGACCATTCATCAACTTTTTTGTAACCTTCAATTTACCATTTACTTGCTTTGCCTTTTTTACAGCATCAACCAGTATCTTTTCATGGAATGACCCCAGTTCTTCAATTTGTTTAGTTGTACTTGGCGAGGAAAAACCCATGCCGCGTGCCACTAAAGGGGTTGATATCACATAAAACACACTAACAATCAATAATTCTGCAGAGTATTTTCCAGCTAGATCAAGTGCAAATTCTACCGCTCTATCAGCAGTTTTAGAACCATCAATAGCAACTAAAATTTTGCTAAACATGCCCGAACACTATTAGAACTTCAATGTTTTTGAATAATATTCTTTTTGTAACTAAAATATCCGAGTTTTGCTCTTTTTGTTCTTTACATTTCGACTTGAAGAATCGTTTTTACCGATTGATGTCGAACCTTATATATTGGTTTTCAGATAATTTTTTAATTTAAAATCAAATATTTTTTCAAGTAAAAAATGAGTGAATCGTTATGTTACCTTATTTTTTGAACTTAAGTTTTCTGAAAAAATGGTAGTTTTAATATTGAATGGGAAATGGTTTGTGCAATTTTGGCTATGCTACGCCTTTAACGTTGAAAGTAGGGCACAATACTGGTCTCTTTTTTTGTTTCAAACATTGGAAAAGCTGTTTGAATTCTTGAAGGTGATTTTTTGAACATCATTTGCAAGTTATACCTTCTGTTTATTTGATTTTTTTGAATTTATTAAATGTTTCAAAAATATGTCTCGTTGATTTTTGTTTGGACAATAGCGAAATTAGGCGAATGCGAAAATAATTAACAATTATTTGTTAATTTTTAATGTTGATTATTTAGAAGTTAATGGTTTAGGTTCAATCGGTAAGATTTTGTACGTTAGTTAACTCAAAAAACAATTGCAGTTAATCGAATTTGTTCGAAAAGCCGAACAAGACGCTTATGAGGTTATTTCAGGTAAAGAAAAGAATAATAGCTAAAGGTTACATCGTGGTCGAGATAACGTTGAAAAAATCAGCGATAATTCTGGCGGGAGGTTTCTCACGAAGATTTGGTAGCGATAAAGGACTGGTTCTTTTGAAGAATAAACCTCTTGTGCGGCATGTAATTGATAACGTTTCCACAGTGGTTGATGAAATTTTAGTTGTTGTAAGCTCTGAACAACAGAAAATAAATTTTGAACCGATCGTAGGAGAAAATACAAAAATAATAATTGATGAAGATGAATCTCAAAGTCCACTAATAGGTACAATAACTGGTTTTTCAGTAGCTACTGGAAATGTTTCTGTACTTCTCCCATGTGATGCCCCGTTAGTTTCAACAAAGGTAGTGCAACTTCTTTTCGAATTAAGTTACGATAAAAATGCTGTAATTCCTCGATGGCCAAGTGGTTACCTTGAACCTCTTCAGGCAGTATATCGTACAGAGCCTACTTTAATTGCTGCAAAAAAAGCATTGCTCCAAAAACACTTGGACATGCGTTCAATGATTGAAAATCTTAACCAAATAAGATACATCTCAACTGTAGCATTACAACAATTGGACCCTAAACTGAATAGCTTTTTTAATGTAAATACGCTTCAAGACCTAAAAAAAGTGGAAATTTTTTTGAATTAACCTATCGTTTATATGCTGCAATGATTCTCAAGTCAAATCTTGACAAGAAATGTGCTTTTAGAGTAAAATGATATCTGCGTATTATACATTTATAATTAAATCCCTAAAACTTGATTCAAATTTTTTACCCCATATTAGGTTCAATTTGCCATTAAGGTATAAAAAATGTAGTGCATGACTTTTCATAATAATCATGATTACGCATCTTTCTATTGTTTAGCGCATCGAATGATATTAAACCCTCCGTGTTTACTCCATTGAAGAGGCTCATTCATTGAACAAAGTTGAAATTTTTCCAGTAACTGGGTTGCCCATTATAAAAGAAGGAGACGATTTAGCTCGGTTAATCTGTGAAGCTGCAGAAAATCAAGGAACTCACATCAAAAATGGTGACGTAATAGTAGTTACCCATGTTATTGTGTCACGGGCAGAAGGAAAAATAGTGGATCTTAACACAATAACTCCTTCTAAATTTGCTGAAACTATTGCACAAACATCAGATAAAGATCCGCGTCTAGTTGAAGTTGTCCTTAGAGAATCAAAAAGTATTGTCCGCATGAGAAAAGGCAAACTAATCACAGAAACAAAACATGGAATTGTTTGCGCAAATTCAGGAATTGATCAATCTAATGTTGCTGGAAATGACATTGTAGCACCTTTACCTGAGGATTCAGATCTGTCTGCTCAAAAGATTCGTAAACGTATAAATGAAATAACAGCAAAAGATGTAGCTGTAATTGTTTCTGACACACATGGTCGCCCCCTTCGGCACGGTGAAATAAACATAGCCTTAGGAACATCAGGCTTTGAACCGTTACGAGATCGCCGGGGTGAAATCGACCTTTTTGGATACACAATCAGGATAAAAAGAACTGCAATCGCAGATGAATTAGCTTCTGCCGCTGAATTAGTAATTGGACAAACAAATGAAGGAATGCCTGTTGCAATAATCCGTGGATATGATTATCCGAAATCTGAAACAGCAAACGCAACAATAATGACGAGATCTCCCCAAGACGACTTATTCATTTGATTTTTGGAAAAAAAATATGACTACTCAAACAGACGTAATTATTACGTTACTTAAGTACACAACAGATAAGCCTGTTGTTAAACAGATTGTTTCTCGTGAAGCAAAAGTTCCAGTTCAAGTAGCAAACAATATCTTAAATGGGCTTTATGAGCATGATTTAATCGAATATGATAATGAACAAATTGAACTTTCTTCAAGCCAACGTGTCAAATTAGCTCTTTATGCCATCAACCAAGGAACTGACGTTGAACAAGTCTGTAAAGTTCTTGAATGGAAAGAATTTGAAAACTTTGTTGCTAAAAATTTTGAAAAAAACAATTTTGTTGTCAAGAGAAATTTCAGATTCAAAGCAGCACAACGAAGATGGGAAATTGACGTCGTAGCACATAGTGAACCAATTATTGTTTCCGTAGATTGTAAACGGTGGCGACGGGGTTGGGGAAATTCATCAATAACCCGTGTTGCTGCTGAACAAGCACAAAGAACACAAGCCCTAGCAAATTCATTTGATTTCATGCAAAAAAAATTAGGCTTAAACAACTGGACTCAAGCAACATTATTTCCTGCTATACTTTCTTTGTTTCCAGGTCCAGTGAAATTTTACAATAAAGTACCCGTGGTACCAATTCTGCAACTTCAAAACTTTGTTGATGAATTTTTAGGACACCAAAAAGAATTAGTTCATTTTCGAGCTAATCTTGGACCTAAAATATCAGATTATTCTGAGGATAACACATAATTCACTTCTATTAAATTGAATAAATTGCATCAAGAACATCTTTGTTTGCTGCTTTTAATGCAGGATACAAACTGGAAACACAAAGTAAACCCAATATGCTTACTAACAAAATGAAAACAGAAATGACTGTTAAATGGGAAATAACAGGGTCTGGAAATAAAAAGCCAATAGTAATAAATAACCCTCCAAAAATTCCAATTAATCCACTGATTAAGATTATTATTGTTGCGTGACAAAAAATGATTTTTGAAACGGTTTTTTGTTTTGCACCTAACGCTTTCATGACTCCAAATTCGTGTTGTTGCCCAGTAATCATCAAATTTAGGTAACTGAAAAGCGCAATTACTGCTGTCACCACAGTGAAAAGGGGCAAAAACATTACTAACGACCATATATTATTCAAAAAGCGTGTATGGTTATTAAGAACAAAATCAAGCTCAACAACATCTAGATTTTCGTTAGACACAATTTCCGTAATTTGTTGAAGAACCTGAGGGTTTACTAAATAATCAAGTTTAAGGAAAACAAGGTTATACCCATTCTTTCCAGTGT
This window harbors:
- a CDS encoding site-2 protease family protein, with protein sequence MGEPNIESEEKEPGRVEFSFPMLTIRTKIFSGVFDRLGALRISKWIGWAALVIVPIIAAIGLYLVSTSLFTLLWTPEARQITQELGPASYLLLPGINPILPIFYGWIAIVCAVVIHEGAHGIIARNRGFNVKSSGLLFFFIVPIGAFVDVDEDQIEKSKPKNSLRVMAGGVAGNTAVAVVCLIAMLLIVNGLTPVVNGVYISEVIEGMPAEQAGLMPTDVFVSIDGVPIEKYETDLKPIFADKNPGDIINVTVSRGKNWNETYSTIITLTESNGTAVMGITLGDLLTQERIDFYGTLTLDTLTLYMVPPSLAPGLVPFSDSLSSFYTHSLGSNWHVYANIFFWLWFVNLNVAIFNALPIYPLDGGRILDISLKSLLAQKASEKTISRITQTVTVALILILVMIAVIPFIL
- a CDS encoding RimK family alpha-L-glutamate ligase is translated as MKIGIMTRDQDGWCTTQLRKAMKTQNITPVCFGYRTIIGRINYSPEASVKDLNLLHDIDAMITRPIGRGSLEEILFRMNLLHMLERQGLLIINSPLAIERAVDKYCTLTLFHENGLPVPRTAVTENHDEALKCFYELGGDVVVKPLFGSRGVGTSRVTDPDVAARIFRAVSFHHGVLYLQEFVNHGGSDIRAFVIGDRVVASMRRVSSSWKTNVSLGAKPVSIKLPEELEKIALQAAKVIGCKVTGVDLIEGPNGPVLIELNSQPGWRGLQSVTQTNIAEEIIKYIHSELKT
- the fdhD gene encoding formate dehydrogenase accessory sulfurtransferase FdhD, which gives rise to MREIKINRLNTKKQTIKQQTDYVAEEKALHIYLNKRHYGTILCSPNQQKEMVLGHLLGEGVLTSTDEIEKLIIKKGGILTLKPNIDATQRISLSQRFSRRIVSACGSPDYRPISEIVESIPKLEFNLKVNSKVIYQSVTNLNQVSENFKTTGGVHAAALYSKDGKLLFLAEDVGRHNAVDKVIGAGALNQVAFSQCFLALSGRLTGDLVLKAARMKIQIVASLAAAISSGLDVAEITGVTLVGFARDNRMNVYTYPERIDLTKNRPLMT
- a CDS encoding DUF2284 domain-containing protein; the encoded protein is MSKESEFSFLTMLALELGASETKIIPANEIIVENRVVLKCRVGCKHYGKTLMCPPYSPSTNEFRTILSEYRYALILKFKSKAHVTPEIVKLLSKDENDPSLTEEMRKKIHTFWITWKKDKLHLLKMVRDLEKAAMNKGYSMAVGFTTGSCLLCEKCNLEQKLCLHPSEARYTAQSVGVNIKQTLENAGMPVPFPMQGAPETFGMVLID
- a CDS encoding universal stress protein is translated as MFSKILVAIDGSKTADRAVEFALDLAGKYSAELLIVSVFYVISTPLVARGMGFSSPSTTKQIEELGSFHEKILVDAVKKAKQVNGKLKVTKKLMNGPVAHKIVETANNGQFDLIVIGNRGLGGIKEIFLGSVSDRVVDEAKCPVLIVKENNIS
- a CDS encoding molybdenum cofactor guanylyltransferase; its protein translation is MRLFQVKKRIIAKGYIVVEITLKKSAIILAGGFSRRFGSDKGLVLLKNKPLVRHVIDNVSTVVDEILVVVSSEQQKINFEPIVGENTKIIIDEDESQSPLIGTITGFSVATGNVSVLLPCDAPLVSTKVVQLLFELSYDKNAVIPRWPSGYLEPLQAVYRTEPTLIAAKKALLQKHLDMRSMIENLNQIRYISTVALQQLDPKLNSFFNVNTLQDLKKVEIFLN
- the cofE gene encoding coenzyme F420-0:L-glutamate ligase, coding for MNKVEIFPVTGLPIIKEGDDLARLICEAAENQGTHIKNGDVIVVTHVIVSRAEGKIVDLNTITPSKFAETIAQTSDKDPRLVEVVLRESKSIVRMRKGKLITETKHGIVCANSGIDQSNVAGNDIVAPLPEDSDLSAQKIRKRINEITAKDVAVIVSDTHGRPLRHGEINIALGTSGFEPLRDRRGEIDLFGYTIRIKRTAIADELASAAELVIGQTNEGMPVAIIRGYDYPKSETANATIMTRSPQDDLFI
- a CDS encoding restriction endonuclease; the encoded protein is MTTQTDVIITLLKYTTDKPVVKQIVSREAKVPVQVANNILNGLYEHDLIEYDNEQIELSSSQRVKLALYAINQGTDVEQVCKVLEWKEFENFVAKNFEKNNFVVKRNFRFKAAQRRWEIDVVAHSEPIIVSVDCKRWRRGWGNSSITRVAAEQAQRTQALANSFDFMQKKLGLNNWTQATLFPAILSLFPGPVKFYNKVPVVPILQLQNFVDEFLGHQKELVHFRANLGPKISDYSEDNT